A genome region from Nitrosopumilus oxyclinae includes the following:
- a CDS encoding D-2-hydroxyacid dehydrogenase, with protein MGFEDSVLICDEVDPILNKILIDNGLKVSYEPEITPEQIIEKISTFNIVIVRSRTTITKEMIEKADNCKIIARVGVGLDNVDQEAAKTKDIRVINAVEGAMNAVAELVLGLMLSLARQTSRGDRAIRNQQWLKKELKGTELRGKYLGIIGLGNIGKRLGRLARALNMNIIGYDVVPIDEEFAKEVGLMKADLNTLLQSSDYVSIHVPLLDSTYHLLDAEKMSTMKKTAKIINTSRGGVVDEDALYNALKNGTLGGAALDVFEKEPAIGTKLAELDNVILTPHIGAQTKEAQSLAANVIAEKIIQILRGVI; from the coding sequence ATGGGATTTGAAGACTCTGTACTAATTTGTGATGAAGTCGATCCTATACTGAATAAAATTCTGATTGATAATGGACTAAAAGTTTCATATGAACCCGAAATTACTCCTGAACAAATAATAGAAAAAATTTCCACTTTTAATATTGTAATTGTTCGAAGTCGAACTACAATTACAAAAGAAATGATCGAGAAAGCAGATAATTGCAAGATTATTGCACGTGTTGGAGTTGGATTAGACAATGTTGATCAAGAAGCAGCTAAAACAAAAGACATCCGTGTGATTAATGCAGTTGAAGGTGCAATGAATGCCGTTGCAGAATTAGTTTTAGGTTTAATGCTATCTCTTGCAAGACAAACTAGCAGAGGGGATAGAGCAATTAGAAATCAACAATGGCTTAAAAAAGAACTCAAAGGAACTGAACTACGAGGAAAATATTTAGGAATTATTGGTTTAGGAAACATTGGTAAAAGATTGGGAAGACTTGCACGTGCATTAAACATGAATATTATTGGTTATGATGTAGTGCCAATTGATGAGGAATTTGCAAAAGAAGTTGGTTTGATGAAAGCTGATTTGAACACTCTGTTACAAAGTTCTGATTATGTTTCTATCCATGTTCCACTTTTAGATTCGACTTACCATCTTTTAGATGCAGAAAAAATGTCAACAATGAAAAAGACTGCAAAAATTATCAACACTTCGAGAGGTGGGGTTGTTGATGAGGATGCTCTTTACAATGCTCTCAAAAATGGCACATTGGGTGGTGCTGCATTAGATGTGTTTGAAAAAGAACCTGCAATTGGAACAAAACTTGCAGAACTAGATAATGTAATTTTAACACCACACATAGGGGCTCAAACTAAAGAGGCACAATCATTGGCAGCAAATGTAATTGCTGAAAAGATTATTCAAATTCTTCGTGGCGTAATCTAG
- a CDS encoding multicopper oxidase domain-containing protein: MLFTIAAVAVMGATLFGSTYTQTQISGQSLDMTQMDVDVMDQIRNMGGLQLVMPQAFAETDCGALAQTGRTVVEFDLTGESVELPIMGGKTYNAMTFSGQVPGPTLRVTQGDVVKMTLTIPADEVTGHGNDMHASQISASAFESVNPGETSMYCYIAESAGVFKYHCSGVKLIGMDQHVLSGMYGIAIVDPVNGYKKLMVEKTSVSNGKVSLDRQFYDADALEFQLQYNQLYLTPEGNYDAGKMFKHQNTATVVNGMQFGYVPNMAHNLLVNGDVNKNIFVAQPWNGLEHKQYQSQLLFVENDQHVRLFIENQGNEPVFFHIVGEILDRVTQGNRVQSAATETWLLGGSQNMIVDLVFDEPGAYAAVNHDYAAIYTGAATVFVAGDPFGLNPVLVEKGVIPAPVASYAYALGNPSDAVPPMGKNSIAHPALNIHGLYTDEVASEMQASGDYVALWEVIPVVAEILTS; encoded by the coding sequence ATGCTCTTCACAATTGCAGCAGTAGCTGTAATGGGAGCAACCTTATTCGGAAGCACATACACACAAACCCAAATTAGCGGACAATCCCTTGACATGACCCAAATGGATGTCGATGTCATGGATCAAATTCGTAATATGGGCGGTTTACAACTTGTAATGCCTCAAGCATTTGCAGAAACTGATTGTGGTGCACTTGCACAAACTGGACGCACTGTCGTCGAGTTTGATTTGACTGGTGAAAGTGTCGAACTTCCAATTATGGGAGGAAAAACTTACAACGCCATGACCTTTAGTGGACAAGTCCCAGGACCAACACTAAGAGTTACACAAGGTGATGTTGTAAAAATGACATTAACAATTCCAGCCGATGAAGTTACTGGACACGGTAACGATATGCACGCATCTCAAATATCTGCTAGCGCATTCGAGTCTGTCAATCCTGGTGAAACAAGCATGTACTGCTACATTGCAGAATCTGCTGGTGTCTTCAAATACCACTGTTCTGGTGTCAAATTAATTGGCATGGATCAACACGTTCTTTCCGGCATGTACGGAATTGCAATCGTTGATCCTGTTAATGGATACAAGAAATTAATGGTAGAGAAAACTTCAGTTAGTAACGGCAAAGTTTCATTAGATAGACAATTCTACGATGCAGACGCATTAGAGTTCCAACTCCAATACAATCAATTGTACCTAACACCTGAAGGTAATTATGATGCTGGAAAAATGTTCAAGCACCAAAACACTGCAACAGTTGTTAATGGAATGCAATTTGGTTATGTACCAAACATGGCTCATAACTTACTCGTCAATGGCGATGTAAACAAGAACATCTTTGTCGCACAACCATGGAATGGACTTGAACACAAGCAATACCAATCACAACTCTTGTTTGTTGAAAATGATCAACACGTGAGACTCTTTATTGAAAACCAAGGTAACGAACCAGTTTTCTTCCACATTGTTGGAGAAATCTTGGACAGAGTTACACAAGGTAATAGAGTACAATCCGCAGCAACTGAAACATGGTTACTCGGAGGTTCACAAAACATGATTGTTGACTTGGTCTTTGATGAACCAGGTGCATATGCAGCAGTAAACCATGATTATGCAGCAATTTACACTGGCGCAGCTACAGTATTTGTAGCAGGTGACCCATTCGGCTTGAACCCAGTTCTAGTTGAGAAAGGAGTTATCCCAGCACCAGTAGCATCTTATGCATACGCTTTAGGCAATCCAAGTGATGCTGTCCCTCCAATGGGAAAGAACAGTATTGCTCATCCTGCACTAAACATTCACGGTTTATACACTGATGAAGTAGCTTCTGAAATGCAAGCAAGTGGCGATTATGTCGCATTATGGGAAGTAATTCCTGTAGTAGCAGAAATCCTTACTTCTTGA
- a CDS encoding aspartate ammonia-lyase encodes MKFRLDEDSLGKVKIPADAYYGAFTGRAIKQYHVTGNKSHENLIKSFVMIKRSAAVANMKTKAIDTKRGKAIVTACDKILDGKYVDQFVVDMINSGAGTAFNMNSNEVISNVALEVLHKKKGQYEFLHPNDHVNMSQSSNDTYPTAMHVAILMNLKETIPAIDILIKSLSKKAKQFSSFKKIGRTHLMDALPVTLGSEFAAYVTSITKARKEIIDAQKELQNVALGGTAVGSGANTPKGYRKIAIAELGKISKLSLKPEKDMQHSLQSKFAVANLSSALRNLAIEIGKISNDIRLMASGPIAGLAELGIPAVHAGSSIMPGKVNPSLAECMNMICFNIIGNDTAVSCAAQGGQFELNVMLPGMLKCMLESTDMLKNFLPIFSANLIDGLTANKDKLREDIENSPVIVTLLTPKIGYLKSAELFKESLKTGKTIRELVVSKKLMSNKEIDSLFG; translated from the coding sequence ATGAAATTTAGATTAGATGAAGATTCACTTGGAAAAGTCAAAATCCCAGCAGATGCATATTATGGTGCATTCACAGGAAGAGCAATCAAGCAATATCACGTAACTGGAAACAAGAGCCATGAAAATTTAATCAAGTCATTTGTAATGATAAAACGCTCAGCAGCAGTTGCAAATATGAAAACAAAGGCAATTGATACAAAACGAGGAAAAGCAATTGTTACAGCATGTGACAAAATTCTAGATGGAAAATATGTTGATCAATTCGTAGTAGATATGATAAATTCTGGAGCAGGTACTGCGTTTAACATGAATTCAAATGAAGTTATTTCAAATGTTGCATTAGAGGTACTACATAAAAAGAAAGGACAGTATGAATTCCTTCACCCAAATGACCATGTCAACATGTCTCAATCAAGTAACGATACATACCCTACTGCAATGCATGTTGCAATTTTGATGAATCTTAAAGAGACTATTCCTGCAATTGATATTTTGATAAAATCATTATCTAAAAAAGCAAAACAATTTTCATCATTTAAGAAAATTGGAAGAACTCACCTGATGGATGCATTACCAGTGACATTAGGTAGTGAATTTGCAGCATATGTTACATCAATTACTAAAGCTAGAAAAGAAATTATCGATGCACAAAAAGAATTACAAAATGTTGCACTCGGAGGTACTGCTGTAGGTTCTGGAGCTAACACACCAAAAGGATATAGAAAAATTGCTATAGCAGAACTAGGAAAGATTTCAAAATTATCATTAAAACCAGAAAAAGATATGCAACATAGTTTACAAAGTAAATTTGCAGTAGCAAACTTATCAAGTGCTTTACGAAATTTGGCAATTGAAATTGGTAAAATTTCAAACGACATTAGATTAATGGCATCAGGTCCAATCGCAGGATTGGCAGAACTAGGAATTCCTGCAGTTCATGCAGGTTCATCAATCATGCCTGGAAAAGTAAACCCATCATTGGCAGAATGCATGAACATGATTTGCTTTAACATTATTGGAAATGATACAGCAGTTTCGTGTGCAGCTCAAGGAGGACAGTTTGAGCTAAACGTTATGCTTCCTGGAATGCTAAAATGTATGTTGGAATCAACTGACATGCTAAAAAACTTCTTGCCAATATTTTCTGCAAATCTAATTGACGGATTAACAGCTAACAAAGACAAATTACGTGAAGATATTGAAAATAGCCCTGTAATTGTCACATTGTTAACTCCAAAAATTGGATATCTAAAGTCTGCAGAACTTTTCAAAGAATCATTGAAAACTGGAAAAACCATCAGAGAACTTGTAGTTTCAAAGAAACTAATGAGCAACAAAGAAATTGATTCTCTATTTGGATAG
- a CDS encoding tRNA (N(6)-L-threonylcarbamoyladenosine(37)-C(2))-methylthiotransferase has product MAKIFVEAYGCSASFADSEMISGLILNGGHTLSDNSSDSDLNIVVTCSVKDSTANKMMYRINSLKSKPLIVAGCLPKAEKENVEKYSENASLLGPNSLGKTLQVINSTLEGRKQIALEDTDLSKVGLPKVRLNPTVGIVEIASGCMSECTFCQTKLSKGDLSSYRLGDIVRQVQTEIKEGCKEVWLTSTDNGCYGFDIGTDLPSLVNAVSEIPNDFMIRVGMMNPMYMPRIKENLIESFDNDKVFKFLHIPVQSGSDKVLNDMKRGHTSGTFREIVNKVREKFGDFTISTDIIVGFPTETEKEFQKTIALLDETKPDVVNLSKYSARPGTDAAELDQIDAVEVKRRTKIIFEQISKLSMESNQKWIGWKGKVLFDEMTEEGIKGRNFAYKPIAVEDKVELGQSHTVEITNATVKRLIGKIAS; this is encoded by the coding sequence ATGGCAAAGATCTTTGTAGAAGCTTATGGATGCTCTGCAAGTTTTGCAGATTCAGAAATGATTTCAGGACTAATTTTGAATGGAGGGCATACTTTATCGGATAATTCATCAGATTCGGATCTAAATATCGTAGTCACTTGTTCTGTAAAAGATTCAACTGCAAATAAAATGATGTATAGGATTAATTCATTAAAATCAAAACCACTCATCGTAGCAGGATGTCTTCCAAAAGCTGAAAAAGAAAATGTGGAGAAATATTCAGAGAATGCAAGTCTACTAGGGCCAAATTCATTAGGAAAAACACTTCAAGTGATTAATTCAACTCTAGAAGGAAGAAAGCAAATTGCATTAGAAGACACTGACTTATCCAAGGTTGGACTTCCCAAAGTAAGACTAAACCCGACAGTAGGAATTGTAGAGATTGCAAGTGGATGTATGAGTGAATGTACATTTTGTCAAACCAAATTATCTAAAGGAGATCTTTCAAGTTACAGATTAGGAGACATTGTAAGACAAGTTCAAACAGAAATCAAAGAAGGATGTAAAGAAGTGTGGTTAACATCTACAGATAATGGATGTTATGGATTTGATATTGGTACAGATTTACCATCATTAGTGAACGCAGTTTCTGAAATTCCAAATGATTTCATGATACGAGTTGGCATGATGAACCCAATGTACATGCCAAGAATTAAAGAAAATTTAATTGAATCTTTTGATAACGATAAAGTTTTCAAATTTTTACATATTCCAGTACAGAGTGGAAGTGACAAAGTACTAAACGATATGAAGCGAGGCCATACATCTGGAACGTTTAGAGAGATTGTAAATAAAGTGAGAGAGAAATTTGGAGACTTTACTATTTCCACAGATATCATTGTAGGTTTCCCAACTGAAACAGAAAAAGAATTCCAAAAAACAATAGCATTACTAGATGAAACAAAGCCAGATGTAGTTAATCTATCAAAATATAGTGCAAGACCAGGAACAGATGCTGCGGAATTGGATCAAATTGATGCAGTAGAAGTTAAGCGAAGAACCAAGATAATTTTTGAGCAGATCAGTAAATTGTCAATGGAGAGCAATCAAAAATGGATCGGTTGGAAAGGCAAAGTCCTATTTGATGAAATGACAGAAGAGGGGATAAAGGGTAGAAACTTTGCTTACAAGCCTATAGCAGTTGAAGATAAGGTGGAATTAGGCCAATCACATACAGTTGAAATCACAAATGCCACTGTGAAGAGATTGATTGGTAAGATCGCAAGCTAA